Proteins co-encoded in one Lates calcarifer isolate ASB-BC8 linkage group LG17, TLL_Latcal_v3, whole genome shotgun sequence genomic window:
- the brdt gene encoding bromodomain testis-specific protein isoform X4, whose amino-acid sequence MSDIKACPTVSGNPPPPEVINPKRLGCVTNQLQYLEKVVIKALWRHHFSWPFRQPVDAVALRLPDYYTIITNPMDLGTIKKRLQNKYYSQALECIQDFNTMFTNCYVYNRPGDDIVFMAQTLEKLFLQKVSQMPKEECQITEITTKEPVKVRKTNAGSLKQRSLVSEVVLQQTVTVIPPDVPQFTPPMQLSAQIDATIKKGFKRKANPTTSTTSAITSSEASPADEHSAPCALLYRRGSGRPIKPPKKDLPAFEGKKARLSEPLRYCSDILKEMLSKRHYAYAWPFYTPVDAVALGLHDYHDVIAQPMDLSTIRKKMDQRDYANAKEFAADVRLMFSNCYKYNPPSHEVVYMARKLQDIFEARYLKVPQEPEVCSIPRQRAIMGKGDRIGSLSTSASSESESSSEADSSSEEVAMQLANLEERLKAVSDQLKRLSQDPLMKPKKKDKLKKEKRSKEKDIAWLKSKSSKYKTIVEKNINSKGSTLHSNRHSIHTMPMECEDDVPSIPMTYQEKKQLKLDIDKLPGDKLGKLVNIIHARESCLRDSTLEEIEVDFEMLKPSTLRALQRFVAICLRRCSKNISKKKIIKQDKAGELKDSKRPTVDSKEQHFTKKKKAVEKFMASPDLSCPSRLSDSSSSSSSSCSSDSSSSSSPSSDSSCNSSSHSSTSDSSDSESVPKTKKQKSKESCHKIKTKSKVTSAARSKQISETKDLTKAMVKTCQPPPAPQSSVAETNGHPTHRTTDQTCDELTISPPGVLLDWAAARFEGPVLSPLTESPLQSKDETTSNFRYTEDVLDSHLTNVPYTNPASKTAEEEKPQIPRKDIILKNAESWARLVRQSLTPTAVKSSKESFQHFRKAAIEKEEREKALKKRQFEENRESEAPEKSSLAEQNPQPVKEDPDSPENTCTDVTFDALKDDEQQKAKSPKEPQPLSVDKEREVARKKEQERRRREAMSGIDMTMQRDIMTSFELNLD is encoded by the exons ATGTCTGACATAAAAGCCTGTCCCACAGTGAGTGGAAATCCTCCTCCACCGGAGGTCATAAATCCCAAGAGACTTGGATGTGTAACCAATCAGCTACAGTATCTGGAGAAGGTGGTGATCAAAGCTTTATGGAGGCATCACTTTTCTTGGCCCTTTCGCCAGCCTGTTGATGCAGTAGCACTGCGTCTCCCT gATTATTATACAATTATTACAAATCCTATGGATCTGGGCACTATTAAGAAGCGTCTTCAGAACAAGTATTACTCTCAAGCACTTGAATGTATACAAGACTTCAACACCATGTTTACAAACTGCTATGTGTACAATCGG CCTGGAGATGACATTGTTTTTATGGCACAGACCCTGGAGAAGCTTTTTTTGCAAAAGGTATCCCAAATGCCGAAGGAAGAGTGCCAAATTACAGAAATCACTACAAAGGAACcagtgaaagtgagaaagacCAATGCAG GTTCATTAAAGCAGAGATCCCTTGTGTCGGAAGTTGTTCTTCAACAGACGGTGACAGTCATCCCCCCTGATGTGCCTCAGTTCACCCCACCCATGCAACTCTCTGCACAAATTGATGCAACA attaaaaaaggttttaagaGGAAAGCAAATCCCACAACCTCTACCACCTCAGCAATCACCAGCAGTGAGGCATCCCCTGCTGATGAGCATTCAGCACCTTGTGCATTACTCTACAGGAGAGGCAGCGGCAGGCCCATCAAACCTCCTAAGAAAGACTTGCCTGCCTTTGAGGGCAAGAAGGCCAGACTGTCTGAGCCACTCAGGTACTGCAGTGATATCCTGAAGGAGATGCTCTCAAAGAGGCACTATGCATATGCATGGCCCTTTTATACCCCTGTTGATGCAGTTGCTTTGGGTTTGCACGACTATCATGACGTCATCGCGCAGCCTATGGACCTGAGCACCATCAGG aaAAAAATGGATCAACGAGACTATGCAAATGCAAAAGAATTTGCTGCTGATGTACGACTGATGTTCTCCAACTGTTACAAATACAACCCACCTTCGCATGAGGTGGTCTACATGGCAAGGAAACTCCAg GACATTTTTGAGGCTCGTTACCTGAAGGTTCCCCAAGAACCAGAGGTTTGCTCCATACCTCGTCAGCGAGCCATCATGGGAAAAGGAGACAGAATTGGCAGTCTGTCAACCTCAGCAAGTTCTGAAAGTGAAAGTTCCTCTGAGGCCGACAGTTCATCAGAAGAGGTGGCCATGCAGCTGGCCAACCTAGAGGAGCGG TTAAAAGCTGTCAGTGATCAGCTGAAGAGACTTAGCCAAGACCCCCTGatgaaaccaaagaaaaaagacaagttgaaaaaggaaaaaagatcTAAAGAAAAGGATATTGCTTGGCTAAAATCCAAATCTTCAAAGTACAAAACCAttgtagaaaaaaacatcaacagcaaGGGCTCTACTTT GCACAGCAACAGACACAGTATTCACACCATGCCAATGGAATGTGAGGATGATGTCCCATCAATACCAATGACTTACCAGGAGAAGAAGCAGTTGAAATTGGACATTGACAAGCTGCCTGGTGACAAACTGGGCAAGTTGGTGAACATCATCCATGCCAGGGAGTCTTGTCTGCGTGATTCCACTCTAGAGGAGATTGAGGTTGACTTTGAGATGCTCAAGCCTTCCACACTGAGAGCCCTGCAGAGGTTTGTTGCAATATGTCTGAGGAGATGCAGCAAGAACATTAGCA agaaaaagatTATAAAGCAAGATAAAGCTGGAGAGCTAAAGGATTCTAAAAGACCTACAGTTGACAGTAAAGAGCAGCACTTcactaagaaaaaaaaggcagtag AAAAATTTATGGCATCTCCTGACCTCAGCTGTCCATCACGCCTCAgtgatagcagcagcagcagcagctcctcatgCAGCTctgatagcagcagcagctcgtcACCCAgctctgacagcagctgcaATAGTAGTAGTCATTCTAGCACTTCTGATAGCAGTGACTCTGAATCAG tgccaaaaacaaagaagcagaaaagCAAAGAATCTTGCCACAAGATTAAGACAAAG TCAAAGGTCACAAGTGCTGCTCGTAGTAAGCAGATATCAGAGACAAAAGATTTGACAAAAGCCATGGTGAAGACTTGTCAGCCTCCCCCTGCTCCGCAGTCCTCTGTAGCAGAAACTAATGGCCACCCAACACATCGTACTACAGACCAGACCTGTGATGAGCTGACTATATCACCTCCAG GAGTTCTGCTGGACTGGGCTGCTGCTAGATTTGAG GGCCCAGTGCTGTCCCCTCTGACAGAGAGCCCACTGCAATCCAAAGATGAGACAACGTCCA ATTTCAGATACACAGAGGATGTCCTTGACAGTCACTTGACTAATGTGCCTTACACCAACCCAGCAAGTAAAActgctgaagaggaaaaacCCCAAATTCCCAGAAAG GACATTATTCTGAAAAATGCTGAGTCATGGGCGAGACTGGTGAGACAGTCACTCACTCCAACTGCAGTCAAATCCTCAAAGGAGAGCTTCCAGCATTTCCGTAAGGCTGCCATAGAAAAGGAGGAACGTGAAAAAGCTCTTAAGAAGAGACAGTTTGAAGAAAATAGGGAGAGCGAGGCTCCTGAAAAGAGCAG CCTGGCAGAACAAAACCCACAACCTGTTAAAGAGGATCCTGATTCACCAGAGAACACTTGCACAGACGTTACCTTTGATGCTCTCAAAGATGATGAGCAACAAAAGGCAAAGTCTCCCAAGGAACCACAGCCTCTGTCAGtagataaagaaagagaggtggCCCGCAAAAAGGAACAAGAGCGTCGCAGGCGAGAGGCT aTGTCTGGTATTGACATGACTATGCAGCGGGACATCATGACTTCATTTGAGCTCAACCTGGACTAA
- the brdt gene encoding bromodomain testis-specific protein isoform X2 — protein sequence MSDIKACPTVSGNPPPPEVINPKRLGCVTNQLQYLEKVVIKALWRHHFSWPFRQPVDAVALRLPDYYTIITNPMDLGTIKKRLQNKYYSQALECIQDFNTMFTNCYVYNRPGDDIVFMAQTLEKLFLQKVSQMPKEECQITEITTKEPVKVRKTNAGSLKQRSLVSEVVLQQTVTVIPPDVPQFTPPMQLSAQIDATIKKGFKRKANPTTSTTSAITSSEASPADEHSAPCALLYRRGSGRPIKPPKKDLPAFEGKKARLSEPLRYCSDILKEMLSKRHYAYAWPFYTPVDAVALGLHDYHDVIAQPMDLSTIRKKMDQRDYANAKEFAADVRLMFSNCYKYNPPSHEVVYMARKLQDIFEARYLKVPQEPEVCSIPRQRAIMGKGDRIGSLSTSASSESESSSEADSSSEEVAMQLANLEERLKAVSDQLKRLSQDPLMKPKKKDKLKKEKRSKEKDIAWLKSKSSKYKTIVEKNINSKGSTLHSNRHSIHTMPMECEDDVPSIPMTYQEKKQLKLDIDKLPGDKLGKLVNIIHARESCLRDSTLEEIEVDFEMLKPSTLRALQRFVAICLRRCSKNISKKKIIKQDKAGELKDSKRPTVDSKEQHFTKKKKAVEKFMASPDLSCPSRLSDSSSSSSSSCSSDSSSSSSPSSDSSCNSSSHSSTSDSSDSESVPKTKKQKSKESCHKIKTKSKVTSAARSKQISETKDLTKAMVKTCQPPPAPQSSVAETNGHPTHRTTDQTCDELTISPPDLSALLSPMASPGVLLDWAAARFEGPVLSPLTESPLQSKDETTSNFRYTEDVLDSHLTNVPYTNPASKTAEEEKPQIPRKDIILKNAESWARLVRQSLTPTAVKSSKESFQHFRKAAIEKEEREKALKKRQFEENRESEAPEKSSLAEQNPQPVKEDPDSPENTCTDVTFDALKDDEQQKAKSPKEPQPLSVDKEREVARKKEQERRRREAMSGIDMTMQRDIMTSFELNLD from the exons ATGTCTGACATAAAAGCCTGTCCCACAGTGAGTGGAAATCCTCCTCCACCGGAGGTCATAAATCCCAAGAGACTTGGATGTGTAACCAATCAGCTACAGTATCTGGAGAAGGTGGTGATCAAAGCTTTATGGAGGCATCACTTTTCTTGGCCCTTTCGCCAGCCTGTTGATGCAGTAGCACTGCGTCTCCCT gATTATTATACAATTATTACAAATCCTATGGATCTGGGCACTATTAAGAAGCGTCTTCAGAACAAGTATTACTCTCAAGCACTTGAATGTATACAAGACTTCAACACCATGTTTACAAACTGCTATGTGTACAATCGG CCTGGAGATGACATTGTTTTTATGGCACAGACCCTGGAGAAGCTTTTTTTGCAAAAGGTATCCCAAATGCCGAAGGAAGAGTGCCAAATTACAGAAATCACTACAAAGGAACcagtgaaagtgagaaagacCAATGCAG GTTCATTAAAGCAGAGATCCCTTGTGTCGGAAGTTGTTCTTCAACAGACGGTGACAGTCATCCCCCCTGATGTGCCTCAGTTCACCCCACCCATGCAACTCTCTGCACAAATTGATGCAACA attaaaaaaggttttaagaGGAAAGCAAATCCCACAACCTCTACCACCTCAGCAATCACCAGCAGTGAGGCATCCCCTGCTGATGAGCATTCAGCACCTTGTGCATTACTCTACAGGAGAGGCAGCGGCAGGCCCATCAAACCTCCTAAGAAAGACTTGCCTGCCTTTGAGGGCAAGAAGGCCAGACTGTCTGAGCCACTCAGGTACTGCAGTGATATCCTGAAGGAGATGCTCTCAAAGAGGCACTATGCATATGCATGGCCCTTTTATACCCCTGTTGATGCAGTTGCTTTGGGTTTGCACGACTATCATGACGTCATCGCGCAGCCTATGGACCTGAGCACCATCAGG aaAAAAATGGATCAACGAGACTATGCAAATGCAAAAGAATTTGCTGCTGATGTACGACTGATGTTCTCCAACTGTTACAAATACAACCCACCTTCGCATGAGGTGGTCTACATGGCAAGGAAACTCCAg GACATTTTTGAGGCTCGTTACCTGAAGGTTCCCCAAGAACCAGAGGTTTGCTCCATACCTCGTCAGCGAGCCATCATGGGAAAAGGAGACAGAATTGGCAGTCTGTCAACCTCAGCAAGTTCTGAAAGTGAAAGTTCCTCTGAGGCCGACAGTTCATCAGAAGAGGTGGCCATGCAGCTGGCCAACCTAGAGGAGCGG TTAAAAGCTGTCAGTGATCAGCTGAAGAGACTTAGCCAAGACCCCCTGatgaaaccaaagaaaaaagacaagttgaaaaaggaaaaaagatcTAAAGAAAAGGATATTGCTTGGCTAAAATCCAAATCTTCAAAGTACAAAACCAttgtagaaaaaaacatcaacagcaaGGGCTCTACTTT GCACAGCAACAGACACAGTATTCACACCATGCCAATGGAATGTGAGGATGATGTCCCATCAATACCAATGACTTACCAGGAGAAGAAGCAGTTGAAATTGGACATTGACAAGCTGCCTGGTGACAAACTGGGCAAGTTGGTGAACATCATCCATGCCAGGGAGTCTTGTCTGCGTGATTCCACTCTAGAGGAGATTGAGGTTGACTTTGAGATGCTCAAGCCTTCCACACTGAGAGCCCTGCAGAGGTTTGTTGCAATATGTCTGAGGAGATGCAGCAAGAACATTAGCA agaaaaagatTATAAAGCAAGATAAAGCTGGAGAGCTAAAGGATTCTAAAAGACCTACAGTTGACAGTAAAGAGCAGCACTTcactaagaaaaaaaaggcagtag AAAAATTTATGGCATCTCCTGACCTCAGCTGTCCATCACGCCTCAgtgatagcagcagcagcagcagctcctcatgCAGCTctgatagcagcagcagctcgtcACCCAgctctgacagcagctgcaATAGTAGTAGTCATTCTAGCACTTCTGATAGCAGTGACTCTGAATCAG tgccaaaaacaaagaagcagaaaagCAAAGAATCTTGCCACAAGATTAAGACAAAG TCAAAGGTCACAAGTGCTGCTCGTAGTAAGCAGATATCAGAGACAAAAGATTTGACAAAAGCCATGGTGAAGACTTGTCAGCCTCCCCCTGCTCCGCAGTCCTCTGTAGCAGAAACTAATGGCCACCCAACACATCGTACTACAGACCAGACCTGTGATGAGCTGACTATATCACCTCCAG ATTTGTCTGCTCTTTTGTCCCCTATGGCATCTCCAGGAGTTCTGCTGGACTGGGCTGCTGCTAGATTTGAG GGCCCAGTGCTGTCCCCTCTGACAGAGAGCCCACTGCAATCCAAAGATGAGACAACGTCCA ATTTCAGATACACAGAGGATGTCCTTGACAGTCACTTGACTAATGTGCCTTACACCAACCCAGCAAGTAAAActgctgaagaggaaaaacCCCAAATTCCCAGAAAG GACATTATTCTGAAAAATGCTGAGTCATGGGCGAGACTGGTGAGACAGTCACTCACTCCAACTGCAGTCAAATCCTCAAAGGAGAGCTTCCAGCATTTCCGTAAGGCTGCCATAGAAAAGGAGGAACGTGAAAAAGCTCTTAAGAAGAGACAGTTTGAAGAAAATAGGGAGAGCGAGGCTCCTGAAAAGAGCAG CCTGGCAGAACAAAACCCACAACCTGTTAAAGAGGATCCTGATTCACCAGAGAACACTTGCACAGACGTTACCTTTGATGCTCTCAAAGATGATGAGCAACAAAAGGCAAAGTCTCCCAAGGAACCACAGCCTCTGTCAGtagataaagaaagagaggtggCCCGCAAAAAGGAACAAGAGCGTCGCAGGCGAGAGGCT aTGTCTGGTATTGACATGACTATGCAGCGGGACATCATGACTTCATTTGAGCTCAACCTGGACTAA
- the brdt gene encoding bromodomain testis-specific protein isoform X3, with protein sequence MSDIKACPTVSGNPPPPEVINPKRLGCVTNQLQYLEKVVIKALWRHHFSWPFRQPVDAVALRLPDYYTIITNPMDLGTIKKRLQNKYYSQALECIQDFNTMFTNCYVYNRPGDDIVFMAQTLEKLFLQKVSQMPKEECQITEITTKEPVKVRKTNAGSLKQRSLVSEVVLQQTVTVIPPDVPQFTPPMQLSAQIDATIKKGFKRKANPTTSTTSAITSSEASPADEHSAPCALLYRRGSGRPIKPPKKDLPAFEGKKARLSEPLRYCSDILKEMLSKRHYAYAWPFYTPVDAVALGLHDYHDVIAQPMDLSTIRKKMDQRDYANAKEFAADVRLMFSNCYKYNPPSHEVVYMARKLQDIFEARYLKVPQEPEVCSIPRQRAIMGKGDRIGSLSTSASSESESSSEADSSSEEVAMQLANLEERLKAVSDQLKRLSQDPLMKPKKKDKLKKEKRSKEKDIAWLKSKSSKYKTIVEKNINSKGSTLHSNRHSIHTMPMECEDDVPSIPMTYQEKKQLKLDIDKLPGDKLGKLVNIIHARESCLRDSTLEEIEVDFEMLKPSTLRALQRFVAICLRRCSKNISKKKIIKQDKAGELKDSKRPTVDSKEQHFTKKKKAVEKFMASPDLSCPSRLSDSSSSSSSSCSSDSSSSSSPSSDSSCNSSSHSSTSDSSDSESVPKTKKQKSKESCHKIKTKSKVTSAARSKQISETKDLTKAMVKTCQPPPAPQSSVAETNGHPTHRTTDQTCDELTISPPGVLLDWAAARFEQGPVLSPLTESPLQSKDETTSNFRYTEDVLDSHLTNVPYTNPASKTAEEEKPQIPRKDIILKNAESWARLVRQSLTPTAVKSSKESFQHFRKAAIEKEEREKALKKRQFEENRESEAPEKSSLAEQNPQPVKEDPDSPENTCTDVTFDALKDDEQQKAKSPKEPQPLSVDKEREVARKKEQERRRREAMSGIDMTMQRDIMTSFELNLD encoded by the exons ATGTCTGACATAAAAGCCTGTCCCACAGTGAGTGGAAATCCTCCTCCACCGGAGGTCATAAATCCCAAGAGACTTGGATGTGTAACCAATCAGCTACAGTATCTGGAGAAGGTGGTGATCAAAGCTTTATGGAGGCATCACTTTTCTTGGCCCTTTCGCCAGCCTGTTGATGCAGTAGCACTGCGTCTCCCT gATTATTATACAATTATTACAAATCCTATGGATCTGGGCACTATTAAGAAGCGTCTTCAGAACAAGTATTACTCTCAAGCACTTGAATGTATACAAGACTTCAACACCATGTTTACAAACTGCTATGTGTACAATCGG CCTGGAGATGACATTGTTTTTATGGCACAGACCCTGGAGAAGCTTTTTTTGCAAAAGGTATCCCAAATGCCGAAGGAAGAGTGCCAAATTACAGAAATCACTACAAAGGAACcagtgaaagtgagaaagacCAATGCAG GTTCATTAAAGCAGAGATCCCTTGTGTCGGAAGTTGTTCTTCAACAGACGGTGACAGTCATCCCCCCTGATGTGCCTCAGTTCACCCCACCCATGCAACTCTCTGCACAAATTGATGCAACA attaaaaaaggttttaagaGGAAAGCAAATCCCACAACCTCTACCACCTCAGCAATCACCAGCAGTGAGGCATCCCCTGCTGATGAGCATTCAGCACCTTGTGCATTACTCTACAGGAGAGGCAGCGGCAGGCCCATCAAACCTCCTAAGAAAGACTTGCCTGCCTTTGAGGGCAAGAAGGCCAGACTGTCTGAGCCACTCAGGTACTGCAGTGATATCCTGAAGGAGATGCTCTCAAAGAGGCACTATGCATATGCATGGCCCTTTTATACCCCTGTTGATGCAGTTGCTTTGGGTTTGCACGACTATCATGACGTCATCGCGCAGCCTATGGACCTGAGCACCATCAGG aaAAAAATGGATCAACGAGACTATGCAAATGCAAAAGAATTTGCTGCTGATGTACGACTGATGTTCTCCAACTGTTACAAATACAACCCACCTTCGCATGAGGTGGTCTACATGGCAAGGAAACTCCAg GACATTTTTGAGGCTCGTTACCTGAAGGTTCCCCAAGAACCAGAGGTTTGCTCCATACCTCGTCAGCGAGCCATCATGGGAAAAGGAGACAGAATTGGCAGTCTGTCAACCTCAGCAAGTTCTGAAAGTGAAAGTTCCTCTGAGGCCGACAGTTCATCAGAAGAGGTGGCCATGCAGCTGGCCAACCTAGAGGAGCGG TTAAAAGCTGTCAGTGATCAGCTGAAGAGACTTAGCCAAGACCCCCTGatgaaaccaaagaaaaaagacaagttgaaaaaggaaaaaagatcTAAAGAAAAGGATATTGCTTGGCTAAAATCCAAATCTTCAAAGTACAAAACCAttgtagaaaaaaacatcaacagcaaGGGCTCTACTTT GCACAGCAACAGACACAGTATTCACACCATGCCAATGGAATGTGAGGATGATGTCCCATCAATACCAATGACTTACCAGGAGAAGAAGCAGTTGAAATTGGACATTGACAAGCTGCCTGGTGACAAACTGGGCAAGTTGGTGAACATCATCCATGCCAGGGAGTCTTGTCTGCGTGATTCCACTCTAGAGGAGATTGAGGTTGACTTTGAGATGCTCAAGCCTTCCACACTGAGAGCCCTGCAGAGGTTTGTTGCAATATGTCTGAGGAGATGCAGCAAGAACATTAGCA agaaaaagatTATAAAGCAAGATAAAGCTGGAGAGCTAAAGGATTCTAAAAGACCTACAGTTGACAGTAAAGAGCAGCACTTcactaagaaaaaaaaggcagtag AAAAATTTATGGCATCTCCTGACCTCAGCTGTCCATCACGCCTCAgtgatagcagcagcagcagcagctcctcatgCAGCTctgatagcagcagcagctcgtcACCCAgctctgacagcagctgcaATAGTAGTAGTCATTCTAGCACTTCTGATAGCAGTGACTCTGAATCAG tgccaaaaacaaagaagcagaaaagCAAAGAATCTTGCCACAAGATTAAGACAAAG TCAAAGGTCACAAGTGCTGCTCGTAGTAAGCAGATATCAGAGACAAAAGATTTGACAAAAGCCATGGTGAAGACTTGTCAGCCTCCCCCTGCTCCGCAGTCCTCTGTAGCAGAAACTAATGGCCACCCAACACATCGTACTACAGACCAGACCTGTGATGAGCTGACTATATCACCTCCAG GAGTTCTGCTGGACTGGGCTGCTGCTAGATTTGAG CAGGGCCCAGTGCTGTCCCCTCTGACAGAGAGCCCACTGCAATCCAAAGATGAGACAACGTCCA ATTTCAGATACACAGAGGATGTCCTTGACAGTCACTTGACTAATGTGCCTTACACCAACCCAGCAAGTAAAActgctgaagaggaaaaacCCCAAATTCCCAGAAAG GACATTATTCTGAAAAATGCTGAGTCATGGGCGAGACTGGTGAGACAGTCACTCACTCCAACTGCAGTCAAATCCTCAAAGGAGAGCTTCCAGCATTTCCGTAAGGCTGCCATAGAAAAGGAGGAACGTGAAAAAGCTCTTAAGAAGAGACAGTTTGAAGAAAATAGGGAGAGCGAGGCTCCTGAAAAGAGCAG CCTGGCAGAACAAAACCCACAACCTGTTAAAGAGGATCCTGATTCACCAGAGAACACTTGCACAGACGTTACCTTTGATGCTCTCAAAGATGATGAGCAACAAAAGGCAAAGTCTCCCAAGGAACCACAGCCTCTGTCAGtagataaagaaagagaggtggCCCGCAAAAAGGAACAAGAGCGTCGCAGGCGAGAGGCT aTGTCTGGTATTGACATGACTATGCAGCGGGACATCATGACTTCATTTGAGCTCAACCTGGACTAA